From Deltaproteobacteria bacterium, the proteins below share one genomic window:
- a CDS encoding biotin--[acetyl-CoA-carboxylase] ligase: MTAGASRRHPDAHAARSPRTESPAQPNALTADAIAARTRWLARTLHWFDEIDSTNKHALAIAAAGAAHGEAVIAEAQSAGRGRLGRGFYSPPRTNLYVSFVLRPGGSAAALGTLPLTAGVALAEVVADELGDPTRVQLKWPNDVLADEKKVSGILLERAGASADSAVILGIGVNLNVDPATFPDEFRARASSLSALAGRAIERARFAAALFERLEAALDAHAERGFAALRPRFDALFRMNDRRVRVADAAGRVTEGVVLGVGADGSLRLGTYAGEERLLAGDVTLLKEPLS; this comes from the coding sequence ATGACGGCGGGCGCATCCAGGCGACACCCGGATGCGCACGCTGCGCGATCGCCGCGCACAGAGAGCCCCGCGCAGCCGAACGCGCTCACGGCAGACGCGATCGCCGCGCGCACGCGCTGGCTCGCACGCACGCTGCACTGGTTCGACGAGATCGACTCGACCAACAAGCACGCCCTCGCGATCGCCGCGGCCGGCGCGGCGCACGGCGAAGCGGTGATCGCCGAGGCGCAGAGCGCGGGCCGCGGCCGGCTCGGCCGCGGCTTCTACTCGCCGCCGCGCACGAACCTCTACGTGAGCTTCGTGTTGCGCCCGGGCGGCAGCGCCGCCGCGCTCGGCACGCTCCCGCTCACGGCGGGCGTCGCGCTCGCGGAGGTCGTCGCCGACGAGCTCGGCGACCCCACGCGCGTTCAGCTGAAGTGGCCGAACGACGTTCTCGCGGACGAGAAGAAAGTCTCGGGCATTCTGCTCGAGCGCGCGGGCGCGAGCGCCGACAGCGCGGTGATTCTCGGCATCGGCGTGAACCTCAACGTCGATCCCGCCACGTTCCCCGACGAGTTCCGCGCGCGCGCATCGAGCCTCAGCGCGCTCGCGGGCCGCGCGATCGAGCGCGCGCGCTTCGCCGCCGCGCTGTTCGAGCGCCTCGAAGCCGCGCTCGACGCGCACGCCGAGCGCGGATTCGCCGCGCTGCGCCCGCGCTTCGACGCCCTGTTCCGCATGAACGACCGCCGCGTGCGCGTGGCGGACGCCGCGGGCCGGGTCACGGAGGGGGTTGTGCTCGGCGTCGGGGCCGATGGATCGTTGCGTCTCGGGACGTACGCTGGCGAGGAACGCCTTCTCGCCGGCGACGTCACCTTGCTGAAGGAACCGCTCTCGTGA
- a CDS encoding type III pantothenate kinase, producing the protein MNDLLAVDIGNTNVTLGVFDLSDPAKPVLAHHWRMATHRELTSDEILVTLRGLTDLAGCKMESFRDAIISSVVPPLLPIWERVCNKLLGKAPLVVGPGIKTGMPVRYENPREVGADRIVNAVAAFELMGGPVIAVDFGTATTWDCVSDKGEYLGGAIFPGIVISMEALFERTSMLHRVELARPRSVIGRTTTQSIQSGLLFGYAGLVDAMVRRIKGELGEHARVIATGGLAQRIAAETETIERVEPYLTLEGLRLLFEKNRSPEKSH; encoded by the coding sequence GTGAACGACCTTCTCGCCGTCGACATCGGCAACACCAACGTGACGCTCGGCGTCTTCGATCTCAGCGACCCCGCGAAGCCCGTGCTCGCGCACCACTGGCGCATGGCCACGCACCGCGAGCTCACCAGCGACGAGATCCTCGTGACGCTGCGCGGCCTCACCGATCTCGCCGGCTGCAAGATGGAGTCGTTCCGCGACGCGATCATCTCGAGCGTGGTGCCGCCGCTGCTGCCGATCTGGGAGCGCGTGTGCAACAAGCTGCTCGGGAAGGCGCCCCTCGTCGTCGGCCCCGGCATCAAGACCGGCATGCCCGTGCGCTACGAGAATCCGCGCGAGGTCGGCGCGGACCGCATCGTGAACGCGGTCGCGGCGTTCGAGCTGATGGGCGGCCCGGTGATCGCGGTCGACTTCGGCACCGCGACGACTTGGGACTGCGTGAGCGACAAAGGCGAGTACCTCGGCGGCGCGATCTTCCCCGGCATCGTGATCTCGATGGAGGCGCTGTTCGAGCGCACCTCGATGCTGCATCGCGTGGAGCTCGCGCGGCCGCGCTCGGTGATCGGCCGCACGACCACGCAGTCGATTCAGTCCGGCTTGTTGTTCGGCTACGCCGGCCTCGTCGACGCGATGGTGCGCCGCATCAAGGGCGAGCTCGGAGAGCACGCCCGCGTGATCGCGACGGGCGGGCTCGCGCAGCGCATCGCCGCCGAGACCGAGACGATCGAGCGCGTCGAGCCGTACCTGACGCTCGAAGGCCTGCGCCTCTTGTTCGAGAAGAACCGTTCGCCGGAGAAGTCTCATTAA
- the nadC gene encoding carboxylating nicotinate-nucleotide diphosphorylase, whose protein sequence is MPLVERALAEDLGSGDVTSNACLPDTLRVEAVLEARAPLVVCGLEVAAACFAAVDAGIAFTALRRDGEFVTGPAPLARVEGSARAVFAGERIALNFLGRMCGVASLTRRYVEAVSGTGAKILDTRKTLPGWRALDKYAVACGGGTNHRFGLYDAVLIKDNHIAAAGGVGAAVKAARASAAPHLAIQVEVESLAQADEALDAGATLLLLDNRTPAELREYVARYGERTSLEASGGVNLANVRAFAESGVHRISIGALTHSAVAADVALEVSARKAGA, encoded by the coding sequence TTGCCGCTCGTCGAGCGCGCGCTCGCGGAGGATCTCGGCAGCGGCGACGTCACGAGCAACGCGTGCTTGCCTGACACGCTGCGCGTCGAAGCGGTGCTCGAGGCACGGGCGCCGCTCGTGGTGTGCGGGCTCGAGGTGGCCGCGGCGTGCTTCGCGGCGGTCGATGCGGGCATCGCCTTCACGGCGCTGCGGCGCGACGGCGAGTTCGTGACGGGGCCGGCCCCGCTGGCGCGCGTCGAAGGCAGCGCGCGCGCGGTGTTCGCGGGCGAGCGCATCGCGCTGAACTTTCTCGGGCGCATGTGCGGCGTCGCTTCGCTGACGCGCCGCTACGTCGAGGCGGTCTCGGGCACCGGCGCGAAGATCCTCGACACGCGCAAGACGCTCCCGGGCTGGCGGGCGCTCGACAAGTACGCGGTCGCCTGCGGCGGCGGCACGAATCACCGCTTCGGGCTCTACGACGCGGTGCTGATCAAGGACAACCACATCGCAGCGGCGGGCGGCGTCGGCGCCGCGGTCAAGGCGGCGCGAGCGAGCGCGGCGCCGCATCTCGCGATCCAAGTCGAGGTGGAGAGCCTCGCGCAGGCGGATGAAGCGCTCGACGCGGGCGCGACCCTGTTGTTGCTGGACAACCGCACGCCCGCGGAGCTGCGCGAGTACGTCGCCCGCTACGGCGAGCGCACCTCGCTCGAGGCCTCGGGCGGCGTGAACCTCGCGAACGTGCGCGCGTTCGCGGAGAGCGGTGTGCACCGCATCTCGATCGGCGCGCTCACGCACTCGGCCGTCGCAGCCGACGTTGCGCTCGAGGTGAGCGCCAGGAAAGCCGGCGCATGA
- a CDS encoding elongation factor G translates to MQNTDAAHTRNFALIGHAGDGKTTLGEALLHTTGAVKDLGSVDGGTSHLDSTPEEKERHHTLVAHVYGFDWNGLHLTLVDTPGDPNFQGDAQIALKALDGAILVVSAVGGAKVGTESMYRAAEVTGVPLVAFVSCIDKDRADFAAAVESLRGLDANPVPLAIPMGAGPALKGVIDLVSMRALLNGSDAAIPKELMAEAAAARAMLAEAVAECDDALTEKYLEDGDLSDEELQRGLVTATRSKKLLPVLCGASTSELGMPALLWATTHLLPSAAERGAWHAERIADHAELAVEPAPDAPFSAAVFKTVIDRYAGTLSVMRVVSGTVHHDETIVNATRGEKERLGKLLLLHGSELVEVAEAGPGDVIAVAKLKDVHTGNTLTSEKNGLHLPEIPIPQGVISYAISAKSKADEDKLFLSLARLVEEDPTLHVSRDVSTGEFLLTGMGELHIRIAVQKLRRAYEVEVELHTPKVPYRETIKGRAENVEGKLKKQTGGKGMYGVAYISVEPLPRGSGVVFSDEIVGGAIPRNLIPAVEKGVQEAALHGPLAGFPVVDVKARCIDGKFHTVDSNEMAFKLAGSFGFRSALEQAKPTLLEPIMHVEVTAPADQLGDIMGDLAHRRGRVSGTESRGHGLIVKAEVPMAEMLEYASALTSLTGGKGAFHMEFSHYDEMPALQRERVIAEAKAKAAART, encoded by the coding sequence ATGCAGAACACCGACGCTGCGCATACCCGCAACTTCGCCCTGATCGGCCACGCGGGAGACGGCAAGACGACGCTCGGCGAAGCGCTTCTGCACACCACCGGCGCGGTGAAGGATCTCGGCTCGGTCGACGGCGGCACCTCGCACCTCGACTCGACGCCCGAGGAGAAGGAGCGCCACCACACGCTCGTCGCGCACGTCTACGGCTTCGACTGGAACGGGCTGCATCTCACGCTCGTCGACACGCCCGGCGATCCCAACTTCCAAGGCGACGCGCAGATCGCGCTGAAGGCTCTCGACGGCGCGATCCTGGTCGTGTCCGCGGTGGGCGGCGCGAAGGTCGGCACCGAGAGCATGTACCGCGCGGCCGAGGTGACGGGCGTGCCGCTGGTCGCGTTCGTCAGCTGCATCGACAAGGACCGCGCGGACTTCGCGGCCGCCGTCGAGTCTCTGCGCGGCCTCGACGCGAATCCGGTCCCGCTCGCGATTCCGATGGGCGCGGGCCCGGCGCTGAAGGGCGTGATCGACCTCGTCTCGATGCGCGCACTGCTGAACGGCAGCGACGCGGCGATCCCGAAGGAGCTGATGGCCGAAGCCGCGGCGGCGCGCGCGATGCTCGCCGAGGCAGTCGCCGAGTGCGACGACGCACTCACCGAGAAGTACCTCGAGGACGGCGACCTCTCGGACGAGGAGCTGCAGCGCGGACTCGTGACGGCGACGCGCTCGAAGAAGCTGCTGCCCGTGCTGTGCGGCGCCTCGACGAGCGAGCTCGGCATGCCCGCGCTGCTGTGGGCGACGACGCATCTGCTGCCGTCTGCCGCCGAGCGCGGCGCGTGGCACGCGGAGCGCATCGCGGATCACGCCGAGCTCGCCGTCGAGCCCGCGCCCGACGCGCCCTTCTCCGCCGCCGTCTTCAAGACCGTGATCGACCGCTACGCCGGCACGCTCTCGGTGATGCGCGTGGTCTCCGGGACCGTGCACCACGACGAGACGATCGTGAACGCCACGCGCGGCGAGAAGGAGCGGCTCGGGAAGCTCCTGCTGCTGCACGGAAGCGAGCTCGTCGAAGTCGCCGAGGCGGGCCCGGGCGACGTGATCGCGGTGGCGAAGCTCAAGGACGTGCACACGGGCAACACGCTCACGTCCGAGAAGAACGGGCTTCACCTGCCCGAGATCCCGATTCCGCAGGGCGTGATCTCTTACGCGATCTCGGCGAAGTCGAAGGCGGACGAGGACAAGCTCTTCCTCTCGCTCGCGCGCCTGGTCGAAGAGGATCCGACGCTGCACGTCTCGCGCGACGTGAGCACGGGCGAGTTCCTGCTCACCGGCATGGGCGAGCTGCACATCCGCATCGCGGTGCAGAAGCTGCGGCGCGCCTACGAGGTCGAGGTCGAGCTGCACACGCCGAAGGTCCCGTACCGCGAGACGATCAAGGGCCGCGCCGAGAACGTGGAGGGCAAGCTCAAGAAGCAAACCGGGGGCAAGGGCATGTACGGCGTGGCCTACATCTCGGTCGAGCCTCTGCCGCGCGGCTCGGGCGTCGTGTTCTCGGACGAGATCGTGGGCGGCGCGATCCCGCGCAACTTGATCCCCGCGGTCGAGAAGGGCGTCCAGGAGGCCGCCCTGCACGGGCCGCTGGCAGGCTTCCCCGTGGTGGACGTGAAGGCGCGCTGCATTGACGGCAAGTTCCATACAGTCGATTCGAACGAAATGGCCTTCAAGCTCGCGGGATCGTTCGGCTTTCGGTCGGCGCTCGAGCAGGCGAAGCCGACCCTGCTCGAGCCGATCATGCACGTCGAGGTGACCGCCCCGGCCGATCAGCTCGGCGACATCATGGGCGATCTCGCCCATCGCCGCGGGCGGGTCTCCGGAACGGAAAGCCGAGGCCACGGGCTGATCGTCAAGGCCGAGGTGCCTATGGCCGAAATGCTGGAGTACGCGAGCGCGCTGACCAGCCTCACTGGAGGCAAGGGCGCTTTCCACATGGAGTTTTCGCACTACGACGAGATGCCCGCGCTGCAGCGGGAACGAGTGATCGCCGAAGCCAAAGCCAAGGCCGCCGCGAGGACCTGA
- a CDS encoding GAF domain-containing protein, which translates to MRKALAIYGATEETLALVPALLENAEVEVVGIFADDVAAARARASALRIFVPIDSDARLFSRALYGVIDSGAGRPFGERFPDAAGALQVVPPLTARLLWAHGVSSADRRTELLHALREVVESVNLTIDPDELFARMLEIAQGVTGADAGSLMLLDAAKGELAIRVATGVEPELWPKIRVRLGEGVAGRAAAEARPIKVRGRADREQFRVLRERGDVASALCVPLVHEGKVLGVLNLHHSSREDAFDDEDLAFAEQLGRLDAQIIARAQ; encoded by the coding sequence GTGCGCAAGGCGCTCGCGATCTACGGCGCGACCGAGGAGACGCTGGCACTCGTGCCTGCGCTGCTCGAGAACGCCGAGGTCGAGGTCGTCGGCATCTTCGCCGACGACGTCGCCGCCGCGCGCGCCCGCGCCTCAGCCCTCCGGATCTTCGTGCCGATCGATTCCGACGCGCGCCTCTTCTCGCGTGCGCTCTACGGCGTGATCGACTCCGGCGCGGGCCGCCCGTTCGGCGAGCGCTTCCCCGACGCCGCTGGGGCGCTGCAAGTCGTGCCGCCGCTGACGGCGCGCTTGTTATGGGCGCACGGCGTGTCCAGCGCGGACCGCCGCACGGAGCTGCTGCACGCGCTCCGAGAAGTCGTCGAGAGCGTGAACCTCACGATCGACCCCGACGAGCTGTTCGCGCGCATGCTCGAGATTGCGCAAGGCGTAACCGGCGCCGACGCCGGCTCGCTCATGCTGCTCGACGCCGCGAAGGGCGAGCTCGCGATTCGCGTCGCCACGGGAGTCGAGCCCGAGCTGTGGCCGAAGATTCGTGTGCGCCTCGGCGAAGGCGTCGCGGGTCGCGCGGCGGCGGAGGCGCGCCCGATCAAGGTGCGCGGGCGCGCCGACCGCGAGCAGTTCCGCGTACTGCGCGAGCGCGGCGACGTCGCCAGCGCGCTGTGCGTGCCCCTCGTCCACGAGGGCAAGGTGCTCGGCGTGCTGAATCTGCATCACTCGTCGCGCGAGGATGCGTTCGACGACGAGGACCTCGCGTTCGCGGAGCAGCTCGGCCGCCTCGACGCGCAAATCATCGCGCGCGCGCAGTAG
- a CDS encoding diguanylate cyclase — MREALGAAGAIEARLEALCQRVAALHEGGIAPLYLAGEDELRLAATSLPGGGLGGDYRVALGAGVDGRAAKERAPIFLETSPGVLALASLPLIAGDACLGVLSVQTSGAAGPRARALRETLLEIAAAAAEEIAKAEREARTASRATKVSAINETGIRLLSLRDPAEVARETTSSGALILEADHVVLRLQDPESKRFVIKSYYGSADARAQQTLFKLDKALAVETLKTRQPRLHKSLAKDAALGALAGGVRSALAAPLKREGRPIGTLAFYDKIAADQFFAGAFSDDDLAVFARYVSYVERALENAAFHVATARHRNFDEETGLPNADYWGRRLDQELARATGRENALTVVVCRIENLGEIRRADTRRADRVLQRTAEALRNNSREFDVVARGGDAELLVLLPDPGARPEERVATLARQVAEEVGREETNGALLPALAFGYAAYPSEGADKSALMQRTKTARIRMV; from the coding sequence GTGCGCGAGGCGCTCGGCGCTGCGGGTGCGATCGAGGCGCGCCTCGAAGCGCTCTGCCAGCGCGTGGCCGCGCTGCACGAGGGCGGCATCGCGCCGCTCTACCTCGCCGGCGAGGACGAGCTGCGCCTCGCGGCGACCTCGCTGCCCGGCGGCGGCCTCGGCGGCGACTACCGCGTCGCGCTCGGCGCCGGCGTCGACGGCCGCGCGGCGAAAGAGCGCGCCCCGATCTTTCTCGAAACCTCGCCGGGCGTGCTCGCGCTCGCGTCGCTGCCGCTGATCGCGGGCGACGCGTGCCTCGGCGTGCTCTCGGTGCAGACGAGCGGCGCCGCAGGACCGCGCGCGCGGGCGCTGCGCGAGACCCTGCTCGAGATCGCCGCGGCCGCCGCGGAAGAGATCGCGAAGGCGGAGCGCGAGGCGCGCACCGCGAGCCGCGCGACCAAGGTGAGCGCGATCAACGAGACGGGGATCCGCCTGCTTTCGCTGCGCGATCCGGCCGAAGTCGCGCGCGAGACGACGAGCTCCGGCGCGCTGATCCTGGAAGCCGATCACGTCGTGCTCCGCCTCCAGGATCCCGAGAGCAAGCGCTTCGTGATCAAGAGCTATTACGGCTCCGCCGACGCGCGCGCGCAGCAGACGTTGTTCAAGCTCGACAAGGCGCTCGCGGTCGAAACGCTGAAGACGCGACAGCCGCGCCTGCACAAGTCGCTCGCGAAAGACGCAGCGCTCGGTGCGCTTGCCGGGGGCGTCCGCTCCGCACTCGCCGCGCCGCTGAAGCGCGAGGGCCGCCCGATCGGCACGCTCGCCTTCTACGACAAGATCGCCGCGGACCAGTTCTTCGCGGGCGCCTTCTCGGACGACGATCTCGCCGTGTTCGCGCGCTACGTGAGCTACGTCGAGCGCGCGCTCGAGAACGCCGCCTTCCACGTCGCGACCGCACGGCACCGCAACTTCGACGAAGAGACGGGCCTCCCGAACGCCGACTACTGGGGCCGCCGCCTCGACCAAGAGCTCGCGCGCGCCACGGGCCGCGAGAACGCGCTCACCGTGGTGGTGTGCCGGATCGAGAACCTCGGCGAGATCCGCCGCGCCGACACACGCCGCGCCGACCGCGTGCTGCAGCGCACCGCCGAGGCGCTCCGTAACAACTCCCGCGAGTTCGACGTGGTCGCTCGCGGCGGCGACGCCGAGCTGCTCGTGCTGCTCCCCGACCCCGGCGCGCGCCCCGAGGAGCGCGTCGCCACGCTCGCGCGCCAAGTCGCCGAAGAAGTCGGCCGCGAGGAGACGAACGGCGCGCTGCTGCCCGCGCTCGCGTTCGGCTACGCCGCGTACCCGAGCGAAGGCGCGGACAAGAGCGCGCTGATGCAACGGACGAAGACGGCGCGCATCAGGATGGTGTGA